CCTCACACTCACCCGAGGAGCGCGCCTGCGCCGCTGAGGAGGCTGTGTGCCAACGAGGTCCACAGGTTGCGCCACTTCCACGGATTTCCCCTCGCGGGAGAGGGCGCCAGCCGCTCCAGCCCCGCGTTCAGCAGCCGGAAAGCCCCCGCCGAGGCCCCCACCAGCGCCACGCCGCTCTCCATCGCCAGTCAGGCTCTCAAATGAGCTTCCCTCGCCTCAGCCTCCCGCTCGACGCCCATTGGATGGCTCCTCCCCGTCGCCATGAGGACGAGGACTCGCCCCTCAGGCGCCGCTCACCGCCCATTGGATGGCGCCTCCCCGTCGCCGTGGAAACAAGTGCAAAGCCGCGCCCACTCACTCCACAAGACAGTTAAAAGCCACGCCTCTATGGGAGGGGCCGAAAGGGGAGGGGCCGTCGAAAACAACGCCCACTCATTCCACTCATTCAATGAGGCGGTGAAAATAATAAAGCCACGCCCCTTTGTGAGAGGAGTCGCCCTTGGAGGAGGGCGGGGTCTCCGCAAAGCCACGCCTACTCACTCAACAGGCGGATTTAAAAAAGAGCGGGGTGAGTAGGAAAAGGTAAAAGCCACGCCCTTGAGGGTGGAGTTGTATTTCAATGTGGGCGGGGTCACCTCAAAGCCACGCCCACTCGGTGCAGAGCCGGTGTTAAATAAAGGCGAGTTAAATTATAAAGTCACTCCCCTTTCTGGGCGGGGCCGTATTTTGATTGGGCGGTGCCCAGCCACGCCCATTCAGCGCACAGGCCGGCAAATGAGGGCGGGGCTAATAATGGACAAAGCAGTTTCAAGCCACGCCCACTCACGCCAGTGGCAGAGTTAAAAGCCACACCCTTGTGGGAGGGGTCGTATTTGGAAGAGGGCGTGGTCTCAACATAGCCGCCCCCAGTCATTCCACATGCCACGCCCTATGTGGGAGGAGTCGCATGGGGGCGGGGTCTCATAAAAGCCACGCCCACTAACTCCACAGGCAGTTTTAAATATAGGCGGGGTAAACATTACAAAGCCACGCCCCTTTGGAGCCGTATTAGGACTACGGCGGGGCGTCAATCAACGGGCGAGAGTAAAAACGGGGAGTGGCTAATAAATAGCCACGCCTTCTTAAGGGTGGAGCTGCATTGGGAAAGGTAGGGTCCGGCGCCAAACCACGCCCACTTTAATATACGTGGGCGGGGTTTCATAAGGGGCGGGGCGAGAGGCAAAGCCGGGTGACCTCAGGCCTGGTAGTGCTGAGTCTCAGTCTAGCCTGCGAGGATCCCCGCCTGGCGCCACAGGGCTCCCGAAGGAGGCGAAGGGAAGAAGAGGCGGGCCTAAGCCGAGGTTGCCAGGCAACGCCCTCCTGATTGACTGATTGCCTTGtgcaaggaaggaagaggaggagggaaccgGTTTTCGGGGCCCATTTGCCACCCTTGGGAGCCAGGAGGAGAAGGTGCCATGCAGAGACAGGtaggaaggcgggggggggggggggagatctctGCCCTCCCTGGCAGGGTTGGTTTACCCGCCTTACCTTTTGCCAGCCTTGCAAGGTGGGCCACAGATAGGACAGGCCCcactccatccatccatttacctGTCCAGGTGACTTGGTGTGAATCACCTGCCCAGGTAAATAGATGGAGATGACAAGGAGGCCACTAGACAACCCTCTCCCATTGCAAACCAGtctctcccttcctcttttcctgactGGATTTACTTTTACTATCTAGGTGACTTGCACCTGTACAGGTAAATGGATGGAGATGCCGAGGGGAGCACTAGATATTCCCTTCCATTCTGGACTACTCCCCCTATCTCTTACTATCTGACTATGTGACCTATCCAGGTGACTCGCTCCTGTACAGGTGTGAATCACCTGTCCaggtaaatggatggatggatggagatgcTGACGAGGCCTCTGGACAACCCCCTCCCATTGCAGACTAGTCTCTCCCTTACTCTTTTCCTGTCTCAGAGACCTATCCAAGTGACTCGCACCTGTATAGGTAAATTGCACCTGTCCAGGTAAATGGATGGAGATGCCGATGGACACTAGGCAATCCCTCCCATTGCAGACTAGTCTCCCCTTTCTCTTTTACTGACTGGAAAACCTAGCTAGGTAACTTGCACCTGTACAGGTGATTCACACCTATACAGGTGACTCACACCTGTGCAGGTAAATGGATGGAGATGCCGATGTGACCACTAGGCAACCCCCTCCCATTGCAGACTAGTCTTCCTTACTCTTTTATTAATTACATGACCCACCTGAGTGAATCGTACCTATACAGGTAACACACCTGTCCAGGTAAATGGATGGAGATGCCAAGGAAGACACTAGACAACCCCCTTCCATTGCAGACTAGTCTCCCTTTTTGTAGGACTGTGTGACCCATCCAGGTGAATCGCACCTGTACAGGTGACTCACACCTGTGCAGGTAAATGGATGGAGATGCCGATGTGACCACTAGGCAACCCCCTCCCATTGCAGACTAGTCTTCCTTACTCTTTTATTAATTACATGACCCACCTGAGTGAATCGTACCTGTCCAGGTAACACACCTGTCCAGGTAAATGGATGGAGATGCCAAGGAAGACACTAGACAACCCCCTTCCATTGCAGACTAGTCTCCCTTTTTGTAGGACTGTGTGACCCATCCAGGTGAATCGCACCTGTACAGGTGACTCACACCTGTCCAGGTAAATGGATGGAGATGCCAAGGAAGAAACTAGACAACCCTCTTCCATTGCAGACTAGTCTCCCTTTTTGTAGGACTGTGTGACTCATCCAGGTGAATTGCACCTGTACAGGTGACTCACACCTGTCCAGGTAAATGGATGGAGATGCCAAGGAAGAAACTAGACAACCCTCTTCCATTGCAGACTAGTCTCCCTTTTTGTAGGACTGTGTAACCCATCCAGGTGGATCGCACCTGTACAAGTCACCTGTTCAGGTGAGCCcactccacctcctcctcttcccgaATGGGTGTGGCGTCCATGAGCACACTCTGGACATGCCCAGGTGCCGAGTCCCTGGACCGGAAAGCCTTGAGGGCGGCATCACCTGAGGATGAGAGTGTGGGGAGGGGAGGGACACGCCCAGAAGCAGGTGAAGGGATAATTGCCGCCTTCAAGCACACCTACAAGAAGGTGATAATCATATCCCGGCAGAAAGGAGACATGGCGGAATTGGGGGACACGGTCGTGACGCAGCAGGTGTGCCGAGCGGAGGAGATGGCCGACGGGGAGTGAGTACCGctaacttttttggggggggatatACAGAGGGGATAGTATGTTGATGCTCTGACTCGGTTGCAGGATACGCGAGGTGGACGTGGCCGGCTGGCCGGTGGTGCTGGTGAAAGAGGGGACGAGGTTCTGGGCAGTGGGGGGCCGCTGTCCCCATGCAGGGGGGCTGCTCTCCAAAGGTGAGCACCTCTTCTTTCCCAATCCCCTTATCAGGGTCCCAGGCCCGTAGCCACAAAAACAATTCAGGAGTTTTGGTGTCTGTCGAAAACTTCTATTGCACTTCTATTGCAGAACTGGgcctgttcaggactcagactccattggactttcagactagacagactctattagactctcaaaaCAGATTCCTtagacctgtggttctcaacctgttttctCAACCTGTAGCatccgtggttctcaaccccaCGTTTtggccttatttatttacagtatttatattctcaccACAAAGGGAATTCAGGGAGGTAGCAGTATCTACGCTTTTTCCATCTTCGGTGTCTTGGAGGTTGTGCCACCGGAGGGGGGGGTTGCTGTCGCTCCATCCACCATGCCGAAGAGTCCTGTTCACATATTTCTTCCTTTTGATCGaattgccagcatttttctggtatttcccaATGGTGCTGTTAAAATACCTCCCCGTGTTAAGCAGtagctatttatctactcgccactgttttcgatctgctaggtgggcagtgagctgggctgaaggtctacttaattttgtctcttgagaacaTGATTTAAAGCAAGGTGTTTTAAGGGAGAGAAGATGTTTTTGGCAACTGAAAAGAGCACTTCTGAAATGACAGACACAGACAGCATCCATGCTCACCTGTGCCTGCCTTCCAGGCTACCTGTCGCGGGGCCGGCTGCGCTGCCCTTGGCACGGGGCCTGCTTCAGCGTCCAGACGGGCGACATCGAGGAGTTCCCCACCCTGGACTGCCTCCCGGCCTTCAAGGTGAGACCCCCAGGGGCCACCCAACCCCACCTGACAGAGGGCCACCTAGTCTTCTCTGTATCGATTTCATccatgttgatattattattgaatttatgaccaagtttggtcccagtccatcgtCAGTGGGGATCACAGTATCAGTAAAGGTACTGCAAGTCTcatcatccgtggcaagtttggtccagatccattgttggtggtgtGGATGTCGGTCAAGTACaattcctgtaaatcatggtgaattctctccaaacctcttgttcagttgctgatcaattcctctgttaactgtttgccataggaaagggtaggaaagggttaagggagaggcagtgggtggggttatgcaaatcaagggatgtccattctggaggaaaaagagaacatctaggatgaaattataTAGCTATGTtatcaattctctctctctctctctctctctctatatatatatatatatatataattagattatcattattattgaatcctagagttggaagagaccctaaagAGTCCAACTAATCTGGTCGAACTCCCTGTCCACCATCAAAGCCCTtttgacagatgtccacccagcacCTTCTTAACTGTATTTGTATTAATAATAGCACGATAAGCTTGGGAGGGACCTTCAGAGGCTATCTAGCCCTTCCCTCTTTCTGCCCTCCTGACATATTGGCATTGAACCTCAACATCCTTGACTTCATCTCTTTGCAGGTGTCTGTGGACGAGGGCCAGGTCTACGTCACTGCAAAGCTGAAGGTGAGACGACACACCGTTCCCTAAGTAGAACCCTTTGAGGTGCGACAGGGCTTTGCCTGAGTCTTCTTGTTTCCCCGAACAGGATCTGGAACGCAGCCGGCGGCTCAAGCTGATGAGCAAAAGGGACCCCCTTGACCCACGCACGGTGCTGCTCCTGGGGGCAGGTGAGGCCATCTAGAAGGGGCCCGGGGCTCGAAGGATGGCATCTTGACTCGCTGACCGCTTGACCCTTCTGGCCAGGTCCGGCATCCCTGACCTGCGCGGAGACCCTTCGGCAAGAAGGCTTCTCCGGCCGGATCGTCATGGTCACTCGGGAAGGACACCTGCCCTACGACCGGACCAAGCTCAGCAAGGTGATGGGGATGGGCGTTGGCATGCATGTGGGGGGCCAAGGACAGATCAACCATAAGCATTGATTATGATggttgtttacagtatttatattctattgCACTTATAGAATAGAATATATAAGTGGGTGATATAGAAAGGGTAATGTGGGGCTCCTCTTTGGCAGGACATTGGGGCCCAAGCTGAGGACATCTTGCTGCGCCCACCGAGTTTCATGGAGACGTACGGCATCGAAGTCTGGAGGCAGAAAGAGGTGCAAAAGGActggggggggagagggggggcttctgggaggaaccccaaaggccatccagtccatccccataTTCTCAGTGAAAATAGAGTcactattattatccattattattattattgacacgacaacattgtatgacacagtaaacgagatatatatgctggattttgtatgacaaaatcacaagtcgaacacttcccaagcattgaggactgtgtgatatattttcggatgatgcagaattactattattacccattattatgtattattattattatcatcattttttACTAGGctcatagagttgggagggacGCCAAAGGCAGGAaggtagaattattattattattattattatttagactcATTGAGTTGGGAGGGATGCCAActctatggcattattattattattatttatttattagactcaTAAGAGTTAGGAGGGACACCAAAGACAGGAAAGCAGAATTACTATTATTGcccattattatgtattattatcatcatcatgatttaTTAGACTCAGAGTTGGGAGGGATGGCGAAGGCTGGAAGCACATATACATGTCAAACATtgaatgccattattagacatacaacacacatacaGCCAGATAGTAGAGGTGATTCAATATTTTTCCAACTTCAggaggttatgcttgattccagccacagggcgAGCTGTCCCTTTATCCTCCTATTTAATTGTAGCATTTCTTCCTTGCTCTTCGCTCGCGGCAGCTTTATagtgtcataaattaaattatCCTCCGCACTTTAAGCagtccctaatttctctactcactgCCCTTGTGTTTGGCTCCTGCAGGTGGTCTCCATCAATCCGGATGACAAAGTGGCCCAGTTTAGCGATGGGACGTCTCAGGGATACGACAACCTGCTGATAGCCACTGGAAGCAGGTCagtggggataataataataatacactattataattatatatttatattacatgtaatattactagtaatattacaatataatattataattcaatatacttgagtataagcctagtttttcagccctttttttaagactgaaaaagcccccctcggcttatactcaggtgagggtcctggttggcttatatttgggtcagcttatactcgagaatatatggtacatttattatttttctctattattgttcctactgttacatttattatttcactctgatcttattattattgcatttattttactctattattacgtgtattgttttcctgtatttattattattacatatattattttattctattattattaaaaggatacataagcacattgacattgaagatgagaataatgatttgatcagagttggacagtcttatcttgaatttgagttttatgtaaatattcaaaaacatttaacctactgatacctcaattaatgtcattttattggtatctatttttatttctgaaatttaccactctcggcttatactggagtcaatgttttcccagtttttttgtggtaaacttaggtgcctcggcttacatttgggtcggcttatactcgagtatatacagtagtaatatatgatgcttatattgtgctatacaaataatataatatattgtatgtaaatataacttgtaagccgccctgagtccccttcggggtgagaagggcgggatataaatgtcgctaataaataaataaataaataaatagtacaatataatacagtagagtctcacttatccaacattcgcttatccaacattctggattatccaacgcatttttgtagtcaatgttttcaatacatcatgatattttggtgctaaattcgtaaatacagtaattactacgtagcattactgcctattgaactactttttctgtcaaatttgttgtataacatgttttggtgtttaatttgtaaaatcatgacctcatttgatgtttaataagcttctccttaatctctccttattatccaacatattcgcttatccaacattctgccggcctgtttatgttggataagtgagactctactgtaatatataatgcttatatagtgcttatattgggctatgctaataatataatatattgtatgtatatagaacttgtaagctgccctgagtcctctttggggtaagaagggcaggatagaaatgtcgctaataaataaatagtacaatataataatatataatgcttatgttgagctatattaataatataatatattgtatgtatatataacttgtaagccgccctgagtcctctttggggtgcgAAGGGTGGGATggaaatgtcgctaataaataaatagtacaatataataatatataatgcttatgttgtgctatattaataatacaatatattgtatgtatatataacttgtaagccgccctgagtcctctttggggtgcgaagggtgggatagaaatgtcgctaataaataaatagatagacgaAATGCTAGAGTGGGAAGGGCCCCCCCAAGGCCATGcggttgctaataaataaataaataaataatagtaataatggggTGGCTTGGGTGTCCTTTCCAATGagaataacactaataataataggtaatatTACTAATGGTGAGGCTGGGACTCGCCCCAGAgcctaataatgatgatgattgatgGATAAAGGtggtcagtggtttaacccgccaCACCACTGGGGGTTGTGAtaagtagtaatagtaataatagcaataataatgtcTTTCCGCACTGTCAGGCCCCGTCTCCTGGGCTGTCCCGGCTGCGACCTGGAGGGAGTCTGCACCCTGCTGACCCCGGAGGACGGGGCCCGGATCCTGCGCCTGGCCACCGGGAGGAAGGTGGCCATCATCGGGGGATCCTTCATTGGTAAATGGAGAAGGGGTCAAGGGGGGGCAGTCTGGTAGGCAGAAAGTCAACCGTTTCTTCTCCCGCAGGGATGGAGTTGGCATCCAGCCTGGCCGGGAAGGCCTCGGCCATCCAGGTGGTGGAGAGGGGCCACGCTCCGTACCACGCGGTACTGGGCGGACAAGTGGGACAGGTGGCCATGAAGGTAAGCAGTCccatgcaatattattattactgtcattactattattatcaacaattaatattattattagctatgttattagtaatattattattattatcattatttattattggaTACATGTAAGCGAATTGTTTCGTACCTGGCGGTTTTACTtattacttaccgtatatactcaagtataagccgacctgaatataagccgaggcacctcattttatcacaaaactgggaaaacctattgactcgagtataagacaagggtgggaaatgcagcagctactggcaaatttcaaaaataaaaataaatacagtagagtctcacttatccaacataaatgggccagcagaacgttggataagcgaatatcttggataacaaggaggaattaaggaaaagcctattaaacatcaaattaggttatgattttacaaattaagcaccaaaacatcatgttttataacaaatcgacagaaaaagcagttcaatacatggaaatgttatgtagtaattactgtatttatgaatttagcaccaaaacatcgcaacgtattgaaaacattgacgtcAAAAACATTGACCatcaaaaaattgactacaaatatagaatggcctaaaatgaacttacagtaacaacattgtcaaaaattaaatccgtaaaaagttcagtcctgtgatcccgaccatgaaagccttcgacaacacagttcagTCCTttctgtggatctgggcaggaggcagactgcgttggataatccagaatgttggataagtgagactctactgtatattgatgttAAAATGCTGGTTTAATCTATGTCTattatgttcattttattgtaactgtactttattttgtttattgtggatatttgggcttcgccccatgttagccaccctgagttcctgcagggagatataaaaataaaataataataataataatgctattatGCAGAAGGGACCACCCACCAAAGAAGGCCCTATCCAGACTATTGCCCTTTCTGCCAGACGGGGAGGCACAtttcgatccttcccgacagatggccagatgacctcttgtcctttctttctttctttctttctctctccagatGCTGCAAAGCCAAGGAGTAGAATTCCACCTGGAAGCGGAAGTGGCGGAGCTCAAGGGCCAGGAAGGGAAGGTGGGTGGATATTTGTTAtccaacaaatatgacagaaaaaatagttcaaaacaaagtaatgctatgtagtaattactgtatttacgaatttagcaccaaaatatcatgatgtattgaaaacattgattacaaaaatgcattggataatccagaacgttggataagcaagtgttggataagtgagactcttctgtacttgtaaaccgccctgagtcccctttggggtgagaagggcgggatataaatgtcgctaataaataaataataatacaggtgaactatacatcccaataccAAGAATTCCTctgaatcatggtgaattctccacaaacctctctagtatggaatttctctgtttgctgtgtgccatagaaaagaataggaaagggttaagggagaggcagtgggcggggtcatgcaaattccacaccaagtgAGAGCTGTTTGGGATACCCCAGCCACACGCATacataattattttcatttttattatatgtgtgtgtctatgtaggtCACCCACGTCATCCTGGGCAGTGGGCACAAGATCCCAGCGgacgtggtggtggtgggcaTTGGTGAGTAGGCTTGGAAGGGTGAGAcggagagacccccaaagggcatctagtccaagaaACCTGaggcttttcttcctccttctgccTTGCAGGTGTCGTCCCAAACTCCGCTTTCCTCCAAGGGACGCCCGTTGTGCTGGACCAGACCGGATCCATCCAAGTAGACCTGGTAAGGAGAAGACTCAGgaaattccttcctttcttccttctttcttcccttgacCCGTTCTCTTCTTCTCCCCGCAGTTCATGAAGACTAATGTGCCTTTCGTCTTCGCCGCGGGGGACGTGGTCTCCTTCCCTGTGGCCCTCCTGGGCGGCAAAAGCATCCCTATCCGGCACTGGCAGGTCGCCCAGGCCCACGGTGAGCacggccctctgtcgggagggattacaTGGTGTTCTTTCCTCTATGTCATAATAGGGTTcgtctggatggcctctgggtgccccttcccCACTCTACTGATTCTACAGTCTTCTCCATCAACATGTTTGTATGTGTGGTtggctggccctctgtcgggagggatcgcatGGTGTTCTTTCCTCTATGTCATAATATGGTTCGTCTGGTTGCCCCCTCCCCACTCTACTGATTCTATAGTCTTCTCCATGAACATGTTTGTATATGTGGTtggctggccctctgtcgggagggatcgcatGGTGTCCTTTCCTCCATGTCATAATAGGGTTtgtctggatggcctctgggtgcccaTTCCCCACTCTAGGATGCCATGGTTCACTCATTTGAGTCTAtgagaggctagatggccatccgtgaggagggatcagatggtgtttTGCTTCCCatgatgtaatatatatatataatttataataatttataaatatataatatattgtatatacatataatatttataataacattataatggaatacaatattatattactaataatacaatataatattaattatatattatatatgaaatgtaatattgctaataatattaccatataatgatatagtacaatatggtaatttaatgcttatattgtgctatgctaataatgtattgtatgttcatttgatttgtaagctgctctgaatcccctttggggtgagaagagtgggatataaatgtaataaataaataaataaataatggggttggtctggataataataatatttttggatcctgcctccatctcctcaaagggactcgggcggcttacatggggatgtcCTTTGGGTGCCGCTTCCCCACTCTAGGATCCCAAGATTGATTGATTAGTTCACTCATTTGAGTCTAtgagaggctagatggccatccgtgaggagggatcagatggtgtttTGCTTCCCatgatgtaatatatatatataatttataataatttataaatatataatatattgtatatacatataatatttataataacattataatggaatacaatattatattactaataatacaatataatattaattatatattatatatgaaatgtaatattgctaataatattaccatataatgatatagtacaatatggtaatttaatgcttatattgtgctatgctaataatgtattgtatgttcatttgatttgtaagctgctctgaatcccctttggggtgagaagagtgggatataaatgtaataaataaataaataaataatggggttggtctggataataataataatatttttgcatcctgcctccatctcctcgaagggactcgggcggctcacatggggatgtCCTTTGGGTGCCGCTTCCCCACTCTAGGATCCCAAGATTGATTGATTAGTTCACTCATTAAGAGATtatgagaggctggatggccctctgtcgggagggatcaagtGGTGTAATACCTCCCATGTTGtaatggggttggtctggatgtccTCTAGGTGCCCCTTCTCCTCTCTATTGATTCTATAGCCTTCTCCATCAATCTGTTTGTATCTAtgtggttgggtggccatctgttgggagggatcgcaTGGTGTTCTTTCCTCCATGTCATAATGGGGTTGGTCTGGGTGGCCTCTGGGTGTCCCTTGGCAATCCTAGCATCTCATGGTTCACTCACTGGAGTCTAtgacaggctggatggccctctgtcaggagggatcgggcaGTGTCGTAACGGGGTCggtctagatggcctctgggtccCCTTCTCACTCTCGGGTTCTGTGATTCCCcacaggtcatgtggccgccctGAACATTTTGGGGCAGCAGAAGGAGCTCCAGACGGTCCCTTTCTTCTGGACCCGCATCCAAGGCAAGACCATCCGCTACGCAGGTCAGGATGGGGATTCATTGCATTtagcaaatgaaataaatatattatgtcTAATCAAAGGAATAATAAATCATTGGGatcaaatacaataaatatattgtGTCTAGACtattaatgtaatatatataatatatatatttaaaggaaTGAATATAACAAAGGAACACGTACAATAAGCATTATATTTACAATAAGTATATTATATTTGTTTAAAGTATAATAAATGCCGTATTTGTTCTCTCTTTAAGGCTGCGGCATGGGCTACACAGAGACTGTATTGAAAGGCAGCCTGGAGCAGGAGCGCTTCCTCCTTTTCTATCTCAGGTGCG
This genomic window from Anolis carolinensis isolate JA03-04 unplaced genomic scaffold, rAnoCar3.1.pri scaffold_7, whole genome shotgun sequence contains:
- the LOC103280439 gene encoding apoptosis-inducing factor 3 isoform X1: MRTRTRPSGAAHRPLDGASPSPWKQVQSRAHSLHKTVKSHASMGGAERGGAVENNAHSFHSFNEAVKIIKPRPFVRGVALGGGRGLRKATPTHSTGGFKKERGRGGGNRFSGPICHPWEPGGEGAMQRQKGDMAELGDTVVTQQVCRAEEMADGEIREVDVAGWPVVLVKEGTRFWAVGGRCPHAGGLLSKGYLSRGRLRCPWHGACFSVQTGDIEEFPTLDCLPAFKVSVDEGQVYVTAKLKDLERSRRLKLMSKRDPLDPRTVLLLGAGPASLTCAETLRQEGFSGRIVMVTREGHLPYDRTKLSKDIGAQAEDILLRPPSFMETYGIEVWRQKEVVSINPDDKVAQFSDGTSQGYDNLLIATGSRPRLLGCPGCDLEGVCTLLTPEDGARILRLATGRKVAIIGGSFIGMELASSLAGKASAIQVVERGHAPYHAVLGGQVGQVAMKMLQSQGVEFHLEAEVAELKGQEGKVTHVILGSGHKIPADVVVVGIGVVPNSAFLQGTPVVLDQTGSIQVDLFMKTNVPFVFAAGDVVSFPVALLGGKSIPIRHWQVAQAHGHVAALNILGQQKELQTVPFFWTRIQGKTIRYAGCGMGYTETVLKGSLEQERFLLFYLREGFVTAAASLNFDPAVASLAEVLLSGRRISKQEAESMEK
- the LOC103280439 gene encoding apoptosis-inducing factor 3 isoform X2, which produces MAELGDTVVTQQVCRAEEMADGEIREVDVAGWPVVLVKEGTRFWAVGGRCPHAGGLLSKGYLSRGRLRCPWHGACFSVQTGDIEEFPTLDCLPAFKVSVDEGQVYVTAKLKDLERSRRLKLMSKRDPLDPRTVLLLGAGPASLTCAETLRQEGFSGRIVMVTREGHLPYDRTKLSKDIGAQAEDILLRPPSFMETYGIEVWRQKEVVSINPDDKVAQFSDGTSQGYDNLLIATGSRPRLLGCPGCDLEGVCTLLTPEDGARILRLATGRKVAIIGGSFIGMELASSLAGKASAIQVVERGHAPYHAVLGGQVGQVAMKMLQSQGVEFHLEAEVAELKGQEGKVTHVILGSGHKIPADVVVVGIGVVPNSAFLQGTPVVLDQTGSIQVDLFMKTNVPFVFAAGDVVSFPVALLGGKSIPIRHWQVAQAHGHVAALNILGQQKELQTVPFFWTRIQGKTIRYAGCGMGYTETVLKGSLEQERFLLFYLREGFVTAAASLNFDPAVASLAEVLLSGRRISKQEAESMEK